A region from the Synechococcales cyanobacterium T60_A2020_003 genome encodes:
- a CDS encoding HAMP domain-containing histidine kinase: MVLEPTGIFSDPTNPAQRYFHILQEECDRATNLINNLLNLSQLESGQRDLTLTTIQLQIWLPSILQPFDKRCHQQRQTLSIHCVPDLFPIHTDITYLERILVELLTNACKYTPPYGHIQIRVEAHRVGRANPSS, encoded by the coding sequence ATGGTGCTGGAACCAACGGGGATCTTTTCTGATCCGACGAATCCTGCCCAGCGCTACTTCCACATTCTGCAAGAGGAGTGCGATCGCGCAACCAACCTGATTAACAATCTCCTCAATCTATCCCAACTGGAAAGTGGACAACGCGACTTAACTCTAACCACCATCCAACTCCAAATATGGCTTCCCTCCATCCTTCAACCCTTTGACAAGAGATGCCACCAACAGCGCCAAACGCTGAGCATTCATTGTGTTCCAGATCTATTCCCCATCCACACTGACATCACGTATCTGGAACGGATTTTGGTAGAACTGTTAACCAACGCCTGCAAATATACGCCCCCCTATGGCCACATTCAGATCAGGGTGGAAGCCCATCGAGTGGGGCGTGCAAATCCAAGTTCGTAA
- a CDS encoding sensor histidine kinase: MQIQVRNSESEVPSTELERIFDKFYRVPQGDRWQYGGTGLGLTLVKQMVVDLQGVIEVSSHKD; the protein is encoded by the coding sequence GTGCAAATCCAAGTTCGTAATTCTGAGAGCGAAGTTCCATCCACAGAACTAGAACGGATCTTCGACAAATTTTATCGAGTTCCCCAGGGCGATCGCTGGCAATATGGCGGAACAGGTCTAGGGCTCACCCTCGTAAAACAAATGGTGGTTGATTTACAAGGCGTGATCGAAGTCTCTAGC
- a CDS encoding PAS domain-containing protein, producing the protein MGDGAIATDCQGQITFMNPVAEALTGWTAVESIRNGKGEVIGGILVFQDVTKRQQAEERSREFRALVDHSPDVIARFDRQLRYLYIHPNMQTATGIPSQAFIGRTNADLFMPADVVLPWNFALTQALNTAQEQLTELDRVTVDGVRSYPVRIVPEVNDQNVVESLLSVARDVTAYKWLASKCRYTCSKWCWNQRGSFLIRRILPSATSTFCKRSAIAQPT; encoded by the coding sequence TTGGGCGATGGGGCGATCGCCACTGATTGCCAAGGACAAATTACCTTTATGAATCCGGTGGCCGAAGCATTAACAGGATGGACAGCCGTTGAGAGTATTCGGAATGGCAAAGGTGAGGTGATTGGCGGCATCCTAGTGTTTCAAGATGTCACGAAACGACAACAGGCAGAGGAGCGATCGCGTGAATTTCGTGCCTTGGTGGACCACTCCCCTGACGTGATTGCTCGGTTCGATCGACAGTTGCGGTATCTCTACATTCATCCCAACATGCAAACGGCAACGGGGATCCCGTCCCAAGCCTTCATTGGGCGCACCAATGCCGATCTCTTTATGCCTGCGGATGTAGTGTTGCCGTGGAATTTTGCCCTCACTCAAGCCCTCAACACCGCTCAGGAACAGTTGACGGAGTTGGATCGAGTAACGGTAGATGGGGTGCGCTCCTACCCAGTTCGCATCGTGCCAGAGGTGAATGACCAGAATGTCGTTGAATCGTTGCTGAGTGTGGCGCGGGACGTGACCGCATACAAATGGCTAGCATCAAAATGTCGTTACACATGCTCCAAATGGTGCTGGAACCAACGGGGATCTTTTCTGATCCGACGAATCCTGCCCAGCGCTACTTCCACATTCTGCAAGAGGAGTGCGATCGCGCAACCAACCTGA